The genomic DNA TCTTCCTCAGTCAAGACTGGACCCTCCAAAGTATCTGCAGTTACTCTCTCGAGGTCTTAATAAACTGTGCACGCACTTCCTCTTTGACCGTTATCGGTCAAACGCTTTTTAGGCAGCGGCCTAGCTTGGCTGTTGAAAGCCATGAATGTGTCAAAAATCTATACCTATGTAGGAACACTGACGACGCTTTCGTAACCACACTTCGTTTTTTCGCCAATTCAGCAGCGTTATTCCGCTTTCACACCGCTACCTTAATTGTGGCAAAACATTGTCGGAAAACAGCTTAGCTTCTTCAAGATTGAGAAAACCCATTGTAAAGAGGCTCACACCCTTCGCAACGTATCTCTGCATTTTCTCAACCCACTGTTCAGGAGTGCCTCCCGCCGATCCGATCCTTTTCCGGTATTCATCAATGGCCATGCCTAGACGCTGGGCACGCTGCTGTATCTTCGATTCGATCTCCTCTTCTGTCAACCCCACAATGGGAGTTACGCCTATCGCCTTCTTTATCTCGTTGAATTCCCTTTGGACGGTTGTGCAGTGTTTTTTCAGTGCAGCCAACTTCTGGTCTAGGACTTCCTCCGACGGGTTGAAGGCGAAATGGCTTATGTCAGCGTATTTGGCAGCGATCTTGAGTGTCCTAGTCTCGCCTCCGCCTCCAACCATTATCGGTGGAGGTCTCTGTATAGGAAGTGGCGCGTTCAACACGTTGTCAACGTGGTACAACTTGCCACTGAAGCTTGTGCGCTCACGTGTAAACATGCTTTTGCATATTTGGATAGTTTCCTCAAGGCCTTTCATGCGTTCTTTAACTGGTGGAAATCGTCCGAAGTAGCCGTTGAATTCCTTTTCGTGCCATCCTGCGCCGATGCCGAAGATCAAGCGCCCGCTCGATATTATGTCAATGGTTGTAGCCATCTTTGCGAGCACGGTAGGCTGTCGATAATAATAACATGAAACAAGGGGACCCAATCTGATCTTGCTCGTGACAGCAGCTAAGCCAGCAAGCGTGGACCAACATTCCAGCGGATGCCTTTCGGAACCGTCAGGATTCGCCATATTCATGAAATGATCTGACACCGTAAACAAGTCAAAACCGAGCTTCTCAACTCCCAAACACAAACTCTTTAGTTCATGAAAATTACGACCTTCGGGAGCAACATGAACACCGAACAAAATGTCATCCCGCTGCATTTAGAGGCCTCAAAAGAAATCAGTCATGCAGACCAGTATTTGAGCGTTGCATAAAGAACGAGAAGAACGGTGGGAAAACGCCTCG from Candidatus Bathyarchaeia archaeon includes the following:
- a CDS encoding TIGR03560 family F420-dependent LLM class oxidoreductase; translation: MQRDDILFGVHVAPEGRNFHELKSLCLGVEKLGFDLFTVSDHFMNMANPDGSERHPLECWSTLAGLAAVTSKIRLGPLVSCYYYRQPTVLAKMATTIDIISSGRLIFGIGAGWHEKEFNGYFGRFPPVKERMKGLEETIQICKSMFTRERTSFSGKLYHVDNVLNAPLPIQRPPPIMVGGGGETRTLKIAAKYADISHFAFNPSEEVLDQKLAALKKHCTTVQREFNEIKKAIGVTPIVGLTEEEIESKIQQRAQRLGMAIDEYRKRIGSAGGTPEQWVEKMQRYVAKGVSLFTMGFLNLEEAKLFSDNVLPQLR